Proteins encoded in a region of the Variovorax sp. PAMC 28711 genome:
- a CDS encoding ABC transporter permease, producing the protein MSLSSLLLQFLTGLSSASSLFLVGAGLSLIFGVTRIVNFAHGSFFMVGIYLAYTLVDKLGTGLGFWPALVIAALSVGVLGALIEMVLLRRIYKSPELFQLLATFALVLVIKDAVLYVWGPDELLGPRAPGLSGAVEILGRQFPTYDLFLIVVGPVVLGLMWLLLTRTRFGTLVRAATQDREMVSALGVNQAWLFTAVFALGAMLAGLGGALQLPREPATLALDLNTIGAAFVVVVVGGMGSIPGAYVAALLLSQIKAICIWLGVVDILGYSVSFSKLTLVTDFVVMAIVLVWRPWGLFGRPQAPSRYVGMAEEPLRRASKGYLWLVGALGLVLMAMPWLTASSPYTTVLMIDLLIAALFAASLHFIMGPAGMHSFGHAAYFGLGAYGAALLVRSSGLPMEVALILAPLVAALGALVYGWFAVRLSGVYLAMLTLAFAQITWAVVYQWDSFTGGSNGLTGVWPSEWLSDKRMYYWLTLVLVAAGILLLRRVLFSPFGYALRAGRDSVLRADAIGIDVKRMQWTAFVIAGAAAGLAGSLYAFSKGSISPESLSVDKSVDGLVMVLLGGIQTLAGPVVGAVTFSWLHDTVARNTDYWRAMLGAIILLLVLLFPQGIAGFAKQLFDKLKRKEAKA; encoded by the coding sequence ATGAGTCTCTCGTCCTTGCTGCTGCAGTTCCTCACCGGGCTGTCGTCGGCTTCTTCGCTGTTCCTCGTGGGGGCGGGCCTGTCGCTGATCTTCGGCGTCACGCGCATCGTCAACTTTGCGCACGGCTCCTTCTTCATGGTCGGCATTTATCTCGCCTACACGCTGGTCGACAAGCTCGGCACCGGTCTCGGGTTCTGGCCTGCGCTGGTGATCGCGGCGCTGTCGGTCGGCGTGCTCGGCGCGCTGATCGAGATGGTGCTGCTGCGCCGCATCTACAAATCGCCGGAGCTCTTCCAGCTCCTGGCGACCTTCGCACTGGTCCTCGTTATCAAGGACGCGGTGCTCTATGTCTGGGGCCCCGACGAACTGCTCGGCCCCCGCGCGCCGGGCCTGTCGGGCGCGGTCGAAATTCTCGGCCGGCAGTTCCCGACCTACGACCTGTTCCTCATCGTCGTCGGCCCGGTCGTGCTCGGCCTGATGTGGCTGCTGCTCACGCGCACGCGCTTCGGCACGCTGGTGCGCGCCGCCACGCAAGACCGCGAGATGGTCAGCGCGCTGGGCGTGAACCAGGCCTGGCTCTTCACGGCGGTGTTCGCGCTCGGCGCGATGCTCGCCGGCCTCGGCGGTGCCTTGCAGTTGCCGCGCGAACCCGCCACGCTGGCGCTCGACCTCAACACCATCGGCGCCGCGTTCGTGGTGGTGGTGGTCGGCGGCATGGGGTCGATCCCCGGGGCCTACGTGGCGGCGCTGCTGCTGTCGCAGATCAAGGCGATCTGCATCTGGCTGGGCGTGGTCGACATACTGGGCTACAGCGTGTCGTTCTCCAAGCTCACGCTGGTCACCGACTTCGTCGTGATGGCGATCGTGCTGGTGTGGCGGCCGTGGGGCCTGTTCGGTCGTCCGCAGGCGCCGAGCCGCTACGTCGGCATGGCCGAAGAGCCGCTGCGCCGCGCGAGCAAGGGCTACCTGTGGCTCGTGGGGGCGCTCGGCCTCGTGCTGATGGCAATGCCGTGGCTCACGGCCAGCTCGCCCTACACGACGGTGCTGATGATCGACCTGCTGATCGCCGCGCTGTTCGCCGCCAGCCTGCACTTCATCATGGGGCCGGCCGGCATGCACTCGTTCGGCCATGCGGCGTACTTCGGCCTGGGTGCGTATGGCGCCGCGCTGCTGGTGCGCTCGAGCGGCCTGCCGATGGAAGTCGCGCTGATCCTGGCGCCACTGGTCGCCGCCCTCGGCGCGCTGGTCTACGGCTGGTTCGCGGTGCGGCTCTCTGGTGTGTACCTCGCGATGCTCACCCTGGCCTTCGCGCAGATCACCTGGGCCGTCGTGTACCAGTGGGATTCGTTCACCGGCGGCAGCAACGGCCTCACCGGCGTCTGGCCCTCGGAATGGCTGTCGGACAAGCGCATGTACTACTGGCTCACGCTGGTGCTCGTCGCGGCCGGCATCCTGCTCTTGCGCCGCGTGCTGTTCTCGCCCTTCGGCTACGCGCTGCGCGCGGGCCGCGATTCGGTGCTGCGCGCCGATGCGATCGGCATCGACGTCAAGCGCATGCAGTGGACGGCCTTCGTCATCGCCGGTGCGGCGGCCGGCCTCGCGGGTTCGCTCTACGCATTCTCGAAAGGCAGCATCTCGCCTGAAAGCCTGAGCGTCGACAAGTCGGTCGATGGCCTGGTGATGGTGCTGCTCGGCGGCATCCAGACGCTGGCCGGCCCGGTGGTCGGCGCGGTCACCTTCAGCTGGCTGCACGACACGGTCGCGCGCAACACCGACTACTGGCGCGCGATGCTCGGCGCGATCATCCTGCTGCTGGTGCTGCTGTTTCCGCAGGGCATTGCCGGCTTCGCCAAGCAGCTGTTCGACAAACTCAAACGCAAGGAGGCCAAGGCATGA
- a CDS encoding ABC transporter ATP-binding protein produces MSTHETLLTAKSLCAWYGAAQILYDVDLEVRRGEVVALMGRNGAGKSTTLKALIGMLTKRKGTVSFLGHDISKSEPHVAARLGLGFVPEDRRVFTDLTVMENLEVGKQAARQWTDGTAAPVWTPDKLFKLFPNLGEMPQRPGGRMSGGEQQMLTVARTLMGNPYLVLLDEPSEGVAPVIVEQMAHMILELKAQGVSILLSEQNMHFAELVSDRAYVLEKGQIRYQASMEELAANDEVRRAYLSV; encoded by the coding sequence ATGAGCACACACGAGACATTGCTGACCGCCAAGTCGCTGTGCGCCTGGTACGGCGCCGCGCAGATCCTGTATGACGTCGACCTCGAAGTGCGCCGCGGCGAGGTCGTGGCGCTGATGGGCCGCAACGGCGCCGGCAAGTCGACCACGCTCAAGGCGCTGATCGGCATGCTGACCAAGCGCAAGGGCACTGTGAGCTTTCTCGGTCACGACATTTCGAAAAGCGAGCCGCACGTGGCCGCGCGTCTGGGCCTCGGCTTCGTGCCCGAAGACCGACGCGTGTTCACCGACTTGACGGTGATGGAGAACCTGGAAGTCGGCAAGCAGGCCGCGCGCCAGTGGACCGACGGCACGGCCGCACCCGTTTGGACGCCCGACAAGCTCTTCAAGCTCTTCCCCAACCTCGGCGAGATGCCGCAGCGACCCGGTGGCCGCATGAGCGGCGGCGAGCAGCAGATGCTCACCGTCGCGCGCACGCTGATGGGCAACCCCTACCTGGTGCTGCTCGACGAGCCTTCGGAAGGCGTCGCGCCGGTCATCGTCGAGCAGATGGCCCACATGATTCTCGAACTCAAGGCGCAGGGCGTGAGCATCCTGCTCTCCGAGCAGAACATGCACTTCGCGGAGCTGGTGTCCGATCGCGCCTATGTGCTCGAGAAGGGCCAGATCCGTTACCAGGCGTCGATGGAAGAACTTGCTGCCAACGACGAAGTGCGCCGCGCCTACTTATCGGTATGA
- a CDS encoding (2Fe-2S)-binding protein: MPQFRVNGHTHELAPSREASLLHLLRNELGLNGPKYGCGLGQCGACTVMVDGVAARSCAIPALGVSGREITTLEGLGSRGAWHPVQAAFEAAQAAQCGYCLNGMVMQAAALLAREPHPSEQRIREELSGNLCRCGTHVEIVRAVQGAALRMAGGAPS, encoded by the coding sequence TTGCCGCAGTTCAGGGTCAACGGCCACACGCATGAACTCGCGCCTTCGCGCGAGGCGTCGCTGCTGCACCTGCTGCGCAACGAACTCGGATTGAACGGCCCCAAATACGGCTGCGGACTCGGCCAGTGCGGGGCCTGTACGGTGATGGTCGACGGCGTCGCGGCGCGTTCCTGCGCGATCCCGGCGCTTGGCGTTTCGGGCCGCGAGATCACCACGCTCGAAGGCCTCGGCTCGCGCGGTGCGTGGCATCCGGTGCAGGCGGCTTTCGAAGCCGCGCAGGCCGCGCAGTGCGGCTATTGCCTCAATGGCATGGTGATGCAGGCGGCTGCCTTGCTGGCGCGCGAACCGCATCCGAGCGAGCAGCGCATTCGTGAAGAACTTTCGGGCAACCTGTGCCGCTGCGGCACCCACGTCGAGATCGTTCGCGCGGTGCAGGGCGCGGCACTGCGCATGGCCGGAGGCGCACCGTCGTGA
- a CDS encoding molybdopterin cofactor-binding domain-containing protein — protein MTPRGAHPPLSRAGFLNAGGVLLVVRPTPPAPPPAKGQPALVSGNPAEGDEVLLAVWDDGSVTALHGHVDLGTGIRTALGQVVAEELDLALDRVTVVLGDTARAPNQGATIASASLQIHAQPLRLAAAQAAAWLREHGGVEALRQQRVRLPLDARTSVKHPDDYRVVGTSQPRVDIPAKLAGELVFVHDMRVPGMLHGRVVRPPYAGADHGDFIGNTLDSVDASSIAHIPGIRKVVVIRDFVGIVAEREEHAEQALRDLRVIWKSWPGMPDVSNVAQAIRNHPSTQRLLVDEGDADAAIAGASQAMRRTYVWPYQMHASIGPSCALADWQPQDGTAMQLRVWAGTQNPHVLRADLARLMAIDDIAVDVVRMEAAGCYGRNGADDVAADAALLARAVGAPVRVQLTREQENAWDPKGAAQLMEVNGGLDANGAIAAYDFETSYPSNGAPTLALLLTGTVDAVPHAYEMGDRTARPPYAVDNLRVKVNDMAPIVRASWLRGVSALPSSFAHESYIDELATAAGIDPVQFRLRYLNDPRAIDLVQATAQKAGWRLRTGPQENADGGLGQGGDILFGQGFAYARYVHSKWPGYGAAWSAWVADVEVNRTTGEVHVRRVVVGHDAGLTVNPAGVEHQVHGNVIQTTSRALMEEVRFARQQPEAPQAGERLPGLRPSGVVASAEWGGYPILQFRDVPVIEVVQMARPGEPPLGAGESSSVPGTAAIANAIFDATGVRFREPPFTPEKVFAALNPDFLPPPPGEGRGGGERRLNSDAIVPPSPPSPGRGRRKTVWATSAALVVGGIGVVLGLFGWRASIAPVALSAPVYSASTIERGRVLASLGDCAVCHTAPGGTPNAGGRAMDTPFGTLYTTNLTPDTATGLGAWSFSAFQRAMREGVSRDGHHLYPAFPYTAFAKTSDDDLQALYAYLQSLPAVRAETPKSALAFPFSVRPLMAGWNALFHDPAPYQPVATQTAEWNRGAYLVNGLGHCGACHTPRNALGAEQGGSAFLAGAIAGGWEAPALTALSTAAVPWDADALYRYLRNGHSPRHGIAGGPMAEVVRELQQVPDDDIRAMSTYLASFTPAPKDAPAIAQLAVQTAAAGKGRLLGPSQRMFDSACAACHHDGAGPTLLGVNTPLALNGNLTSDRPDNLLRTILDGIREPATKDIGFMPAFRESLDDAQVAELAGYMRARFAPQAAPWADLPAQVARVRALKPH, from the coding sequence GTGACGCCGCGCGGTGCCCATCCGCCGCTGTCGCGCGCCGGCTTCCTGAATGCCGGCGGCGTGCTCCTCGTGGTGCGTCCGACGCCACCGGCGCCACCGCCCGCCAAGGGTCAGCCCGCGCTGGTGTCGGGCAATCCGGCCGAAGGCGACGAGGTGCTGCTCGCGGTATGGGACGACGGCAGCGTCACCGCGCTGCATGGCCATGTCGACCTGGGCACCGGCATCCGCACCGCGCTGGGCCAGGTCGTGGCCGAAGAGCTCGACCTCGCGCTCGACCGCGTGACCGTCGTGCTCGGCGACACCGCGCGTGCGCCGAACCAGGGCGCCACCATCGCGAGCGCGTCGCTCCAGATCCACGCGCAGCCGCTGCGCCTGGCGGCCGCGCAGGCCGCCGCGTGGTTGCGCGAGCATGGCGGCGTGGAGGCGCTCCGGCAACAGCGCGTGCGGCTGCCGCTCGATGCGCGGACCTCCGTCAAACATCCCGACGACTACCGCGTCGTCGGCACCTCGCAGCCGCGCGTCGACATCCCGGCCAAGCTCGCCGGCGAGCTCGTCTTCGTGCACGACATGCGCGTGCCCGGCATGCTGCACGGCCGCGTGGTGCGGCCACCGTACGCGGGCGCGGACCACGGCGACTTCATCGGCAACACGCTCGATTCGGTCGACGCGTCGTCGATCGCGCACATCCCCGGCATCCGCAAAGTGGTGGTGATCCGCGACTTCGTCGGCATCGTGGCCGAGCGCGAGGAGCATGCCGAGCAGGCGCTGCGCGACCTGCGCGTCATCTGGAAAAGCTGGCCGGGCATGCCGGACGTGTCGAACGTGGCCCAGGCCATTCGCAACCACCCGTCGACGCAGCGCCTGCTGGTCGACGAGGGCGACGCCGACGCCGCCATCGCCGGCGCGTCGCAGGCGATGCGGCGCACGTACGTGTGGCCCTACCAGATGCACGCGTCGATCGGGCCGTCGTGTGCGCTGGCCGACTGGCAACCGCAGGACGGCACTGCGATGCAGTTGCGCGTGTGGGCCGGCACGCAGAACCCGCACGTGCTGCGCGCCGATCTGGCCAGGCTCATGGCGATCGACGACATCGCGGTCGACGTGGTGCGCATGGAAGCGGCTGGTTGCTACGGCCGCAACGGCGCCGACGACGTGGCGGCCGATGCGGCGCTGCTCGCGCGTGCCGTCGGTGCGCCGGTGCGCGTGCAGCTCACGCGCGAACAGGAGAACGCGTGGGACCCGAAGGGCGCCGCGCAGCTGATGGAGGTGAACGGCGGCCTCGATGCGAACGGCGCCATCGCGGCCTACGACTTCGAAACGTCGTACCCGTCGAATGGCGCGCCGACGCTCGCCTTGCTGCTCACCGGCACCGTCGACGCCGTGCCGCACGCCTACGAGATGGGCGACCGCACGGCGCGCCCGCCCTACGCGGTCGACAACCTGCGCGTGAAGGTCAACGACATGGCGCCGATCGTGCGCGCCTCGTGGCTGCGCGGCGTGTCGGCGTTGCCGAGCTCGTTCGCGCACGAGTCGTACATCGACGAGCTCGCGACCGCCGCCGGCATCGACCCGGTGCAGTTCCGGCTGCGCTACCTGAACGATCCGCGCGCCATCGACCTCGTGCAGGCGACGGCGCAGAAGGCCGGCTGGCGCCTGCGCACCGGCCCGCAGGAAAACGCGGACGGCGGACTCGGGCAGGGCGGCGACATCCTCTTCGGCCAGGGCTTCGCCTACGCACGCTACGTGCACAGCAAGTGGCCCGGCTACGGCGCGGCGTGGTCGGCGTGGGTGGCCGACGTGGAGGTGAACCGCACCACCGGCGAAGTGCATGTGCGCCGCGTGGTCGTCGGCCACGACGCGGGCCTCACGGTGAACCCGGCAGGCGTCGAGCATCAGGTCCACGGCAACGTGATCCAGACCACCAGCCGCGCGCTCATGGAAGAAGTGCGCTTCGCGCGACAGCAGCCCGAGGCGCCGCAGGCTGGCGAACGGTTGCCGGGCCTGCGCCCCTCGGGCGTGGTCGCGAGCGCCGAATGGGGCGGCTACCCGATCCTCCAATTCCGTGACGTGCCGGTGATCGAGGTGGTGCAGATGGCGCGCCCCGGCGAGCCGCCGCTCGGGGCCGGCGAATCGTCGTCGGTGCCCGGCACGGCGGCGATCGCGAATGCGATCTTCGATGCGACGGGCGTGCGTTTTCGGGAGCCGCCGTTCACGCCGGAGAAGGTTTTCGCTGCGTTGAACCCGGACTTTCTCCCTCCCCCCCCGGGGGAGGGCAGGGGTGGGGGCGAGCGGCGGTTGAACAGTGACGCCATCGTGCCCCCATCCCCACCTTCCCCCGGGAGGGGAAGGCGCAAGACAGTGTGGGCAACGAGCGCAGCCCTCGTCGTCGGCGGCATCGGCGTCGTGCTCGGCCTCTTCGGCTGGCGTGCATCGATCGCCCCCGTGGCGCTCAGCGCGCCCGTCTACAGCGCCTCCACCATCGAACGCGGTCGCGTGCTTGCATCGCTCGGCGATTGCGCCGTGTGCCACACCGCGCCGGGCGGCACGCCGAACGCCGGTGGCCGCGCGATGGACACACCCTTCGGCACGCTCTACACGACCAACCTCACGCCCGATACAGCCACCGGCCTCGGCGCCTGGTCGTTCAGCGCCTTCCAACGCGCGATGCGCGAAGGCGTCTCGCGCGACGGCCATCACCTGTATCCGGCCTTCCCGTACACCGCGTTCGCGAAGACCAGCGACGACGACCTCCAGGCGCTCTACGCCTACCTGCAATCGCTGCCGGCAGTGCGCGCGGAAACGCCGAAGTCCGCGCTCGCCTTTCCGTTCAGCGTGCGTCCGCTCATGGCTGGCTGGAACGCGCTGTTCCACGACCCTGCGCCGTACCAGCCGGTCGCGACGCAAACGGCCGAATGGAATCGCGGCGCCTACCTCGTGAACGGCCTCGGCCACTGCGGCGCCTGCCACACGCCGCGCAATGCGCTCGGCGCGGAGCAGGGCGGCAGCGCGTTCCTCGCCGGTGCCATCGCCGGTGGGTGGGAAGCGCCCGCGCTCACCGCGTTGTCGACGGCCGCCGTGCCGTGGGACGCCGACGCGCTCTACCGGTATCTGCGCAACGGTCACTCGCCGCGCCACGGCATCGCGGGCGGGCCGATGGCCGAGGTGGTGCGCGAACTGCAGCAGGTGCCCGACGACGACATCCGCGCCATGTCGACCTACCTCGCGTCGTTCACCCCGGCGCCGAAAGACGCGCCGGCCATCGCGCAACTCGCCGTGCAGACCGCCGCGGCCGGCAAGGGCCGGCTGCTCGGCCCCTCGCAGCGCATGTTCGACAGCGCGTGCGCCGCCTGTCACCACGACGGCGCCGGCCCGACGCTGCTCGGCGTGAACACGCCGCTCGCGCTGAACGGCAACCTGACGAGCGACCGGCCCGACAACCTGCTGCGCACCATCCTCGACGGCATCCGCGAGCCGGCCACGAAAGACATCGGCTTCATGCCCGCGTTCCGCGAGTCGCTCGACGACGCGCAGGTCGCCGAACTCGCCGGCTACATGCGCGCGCGCTTCGCGCCGCAAGCCGCGCCGTGGGCCGACCTGCCCGCGCAGGTCGCGCGCGTGCGGGCGCTCAAGCCGCACTGA
- a CDS encoding fumarylacetoacetate hydrolase family protein: MALELTPASSLPRDPERATLIGRLWQPDVGPTLVAVHEGGLYDLSTLAPTASDLLEAEGSPSAAVHHALQSGELPRIADLAAMLANGDESARDTALPWLLAPCDLQAVKASGVTFIASLLERVIEEQARGDASRADAIRAGLTEVLGDNLAGIVPGSPEAAKVKELLIAQGAWSQYLEVGIGPDAEIFTKAPVLAAVGTGADVGIHSGSVWNNPEPEVVLAVNSRGQTLGAALGNDVNLRDFEGRSALLLGKAKDNNASCAIGPFIRLFDDGFGIDDVRRITVGLRVEGPEGFTLEGSSSLSKISRDPLDLVAQAIGPHHAYPDGLMLFLGTMFAPTQDRHGPGQGFTHVVNDRVTIFAPELGALVNRVVHADQAPRWSFGISALMRNLAKRGLL, translated from the coding sequence ATGGCCCTTGAACTCACCCCCGCGTCCAGCCTGCCCCGCGACCCCGAACGCGCCACCCTGATCGGCCGCCTCTGGCAGCCCGATGTGGGGCCGACGCTCGTCGCCGTGCACGAAGGCGGCCTCTACGATCTGTCGACGCTCGCGCCGACCGCGAGCGACCTGCTCGAAGCCGAAGGGTCTCCGTCGGCCGCCGTCCACCATGCGCTGCAATCGGGCGAGCTCCCTCGCATCGCCGACCTGGCCGCCATGCTCGCCAATGGCGACGAATCCGCACGCGACACCGCGCTGCCCTGGCTGCTCGCACCCTGCGACTTGCAAGCCGTGAAAGCCAGCGGCGTGACCTTCATCGCCAGCCTGCTGGAACGCGTGATCGAAGAGCAGGCGCGTGGCGACGCGTCGCGCGCCGACGCGATCCGCGCCGGCTTGACCGAGGTGCTCGGCGACAACCTCGCCGGCATCGTGCCGGGCTCGCCCGAGGCCGCGAAGGTGAAGGAACTGCTGATCGCGCAAGGCGCCTGGTCCCAGTACCTCGAGGTCGGCATCGGGCCCGACGCGGAGATCTTCACCAAGGCGCCGGTGCTGGCGGCGGTCGGCACCGGCGCCGATGTCGGCATCCATTCGGGCTCGGTCTGGAACAACCCCGAACCCGAAGTCGTGCTGGCCGTGAACAGCCGCGGTCAGACGCTCGGCGCCGCGCTCGGCAACGACGTGAACCTGCGCGACTTCGAAGGCCGCAGCGCGCTCCTGCTCGGCAAGGCGAAGGACAACAACGCGTCCTGCGCGATCGGGCCGTTCATCCGGCTGTTCGACGACGGCTTCGGCATCGACGACGTCCGGCGCATCACCGTCGGCCTGCGCGTCGAGGGGCCGGAAGGCTTCACGTTGGAGGGGTCCAGCTCGCTGTCGAAGATCAGCCGCGACCCGCTCGACCTCGTGGCGCAGGCGATCGGCCCGCACCATGCCTATCCCGACGGACTGATGCTGTTCCTCGGCACGATGTTTGCGCCGACGCAAGACCGGCACGGCCCCGGCCAGGGCTTCACGCACGTGGTGAACGACCGCGTGACGATCTTCGCGCCCGAGCTCGGCGCGCTGGTCAATCGCGTGGTGCACGCCGACCAGGCACCGCGCTGGAGCTTCGGCATCTCGGCGCTCATGCGCAACCTGGCGAAGCGCGGTCTTCTCTAG
- the pncA gene encoding bifunctional nicotinamidase/pyrazinamidase: MKRRTILQAGTVFGLFAMAPQLFAAGKIKPGAKAALIVVDVQNCFLDGGTLAVKDGNAVIPVINQLAPMFENVVVTQDWHTAGHASFATTYTGKKPFETTKLKYGTQVLWPDHCVQGTEDAELGKALKVPTAQLIIRKGFHKDMDSYSAFEEADHKTATGLAGYLKARGIKTVFVTGLATDFCVAWTAMDARKAGFEAYVIEDATRGIDLNGSVAKAWKDMAAKGVKRIQSSDIASA; this comes from the coding sequence ATGAAACGCAGAACCATCCTTCAAGCTGGCACCGTCTTCGGCCTCTTCGCCATGGCGCCCCAGCTCTTTGCGGCCGGCAAGATCAAGCCCGGCGCCAAGGCCGCGCTGATCGTGGTCGATGTGCAGAACTGCTTTCTCGACGGCGGCACGCTGGCGGTGAAGGACGGCAATGCGGTGATCCCGGTCATCAACCAGCTGGCGCCGATGTTCGAGAACGTGGTGGTCACGCAGGACTGGCACACCGCAGGCCACGCGTCGTTCGCCACCACCTACACCGGCAAGAAGCCTTTCGAGACGACGAAGCTCAAGTACGGCACGCAGGTGCTCTGGCCCGACCACTGCGTGCAGGGCACCGAAGACGCCGAGCTCGGCAAGGCGCTCAAGGTGCCGACCGCGCAGCTCATCATCCGCAAGGGTTTCCACAAGGACATGGACAGCTACTCGGCCTTCGAGGAAGCCGACCACAAGACCGCGACCGGCCTGGCCGGCTACCTGAAGGCGCGCGGCATCAAGACGGTGTTCGTCACCGGCCTGGCCACCGACTTCTGCGTGGCCTGGACCGCGATGGACGCGCGCAAGGCCGGCTTCGAGGCTTACGTGATCGAAGACGCGACGCGCGGCATCGACCTGAACGGCTCCGTCGCCAAGGCCTGGAAAGACATGGCGGCCAAGGGCGTCAAGCGCATCCAGTCGTCCGACATCGCCTCGGCTTGA
- a CDS encoding ABC transporter substrate-binding protein, whose protein sequence is MNALRHVFSAAALATALVPAHAQGVIKIGEVNSYKAQPAFLEPYKKGMELAVDEINAKGGINGRKVELITRDDNANPGDAVRVAEELVAREKIDVLTGTFLSNTGLAVADFAKQKKVFFLAGEPLTDKMTWQGGNQYTFRLRPGTYMQAAMLVPEAVKLNKKRWAVVYPNYEYGQSAVAAFKTLLKAAQPDVEFVAEQAPPLGKVDAGAVAQALADAKPDAIFNVLFGADLSKFVREGNTRGLFKDRAVVSVLTGEPEYLDPLKDETPNGWIVTGYPWYGVQTPEHKAFFLAYHDKYKDYPRLGSVVGYSMIKSVAAGIVKAKSTETPKLVAAFKGLQVDTPFGKIAYRAEDHQSTMGAFVGKTKNDNGKGVMVDYTYFDGAKFQPSAADVKKSRSAD, encoded by the coding sequence ATGAACGCACTGCGTCACGTCTTCAGCGCTGCGGCGCTCGCCACCGCTCTCGTTCCCGCGCACGCGCAGGGCGTGATCAAGATCGGCGAAGTCAACAGCTACAAGGCGCAGCCCGCCTTCCTCGAGCCCTACAAGAAGGGCATGGAGCTGGCCGTCGACGAGATCAACGCCAAGGGCGGCATCAACGGCAGGAAGGTCGAGCTCATCACGCGCGACGACAACGCCAACCCCGGCGATGCCGTGCGCGTGGCCGAAGAGCTGGTGGCCCGCGAAAAGATCGATGTGCTGACCGGCACCTTCCTGTCGAACACCGGCCTGGCCGTGGCCGACTTCGCCAAGCAGAAGAAGGTGTTCTTCCTGGCCGGCGAGCCGCTGACCGACAAGATGACCTGGCAGGGCGGCAACCAGTACACCTTCCGCCTGCGCCCCGGCACCTACATGCAGGCCGCGATGCTCGTGCCCGAAGCGGTCAAGCTGAACAAGAAGCGCTGGGCGGTCGTGTACCCCAACTACGAGTACGGCCAGTCGGCCGTCGCCGCCTTCAAGACGCTGCTGAAGGCCGCGCAGCCCGACGTCGAGTTCGTCGCCGAACAGGCGCCGCCGCTGGGCAAGGTCGACGCGGGCGCGGTTGCGCAGGCGCTGGCCGATGCCAAGCCGGACGCGATCTTCAACGTGCTCTTCGGTGCCGACCTCTCGAAGTTCGTGCGCGAAGGCAACACGCGCGGCCTCTTCAAGGACCGCGCGGTGGTGAGCGTGCTGACCGGCGAGCCCGAGTACCTCGACCCGCTCAAGGACGAGACGCCCAACGGCTGGATCGTGACCGGCTACCCGTGGTACGGCGTGCAGACGCCCGAGCACAAGGCCTTCTTCCTGGCGTACCACGACAAGTACAAGGACTATCCGCGCCTGGGTTCGGTGGTCGGCTACAGCATGATCAAGTCGGTCGCGGCCGGCATCGTCAAGGCCAAGAGCACGGAGACGCCGAAGCTCGTCGCCGCGTTCAAGGGCCTCCAGGTCGACACGCCGTTCGGCAAGATCGCCTACCGCGCGGAAGACCACCAGTCGACCATGGGCGCGTTCGTCGGCAAGACCAAGAACGACAACGGCAAGGGCGTGATGGTCGATTACACCTACTTCGACGGCGCCAAGTTCCAGCCGAGCGCCGCCGACGTCAAGAAGTCGCGTAGCGCCGACTGA
- a CDS encoding ABC transporter ATP-binding protein, with protein MSAAPLLKVDNLGKSFGGVKAVDGISFELKAGELLALIGPNGAGKSTTFNMVNGQLKADQGSILFGGHELVGQKPRSIWRLGVGRTFQIAETFASLTVVENVQMAMLSHDGKLFSMWRRAADHQRDEAIALLDQVGMKAQADRPCSELAYGDVKRVELAIAMANAPKLLLMDEPTAGMAPKERNSLMALTKDLVISRGLAVLFTEHSMDVVFAYADRMIVLARGRLIAQGKPLEIRDHPKVQEVYFGSGKTFEKIAEKAAEVNAAVGAGT; from the coding sequence ATGAGCGCAGCCCCATTGCTCAAGGTCGACAACCTCGGCAAATCGTTCGGCGGCGTGAAAGCCGTCGACGGCATCAGCTTCGAGCTCAAGGCGGGTGAACTGCTCGCATTGATCGGCCCCAACGGCGCGGGCAAGTCGACCACCTTCAACATGGTCAACGGCCAGCTCAAGGCCGACCAGGGCTCGATCCTGTTCGGCGGCCACGAGCTCGTCGGCCAGAAACCGCGATCGATCTGGCGCCTGGGTGTCGGTCGCACCTTCCAGATCGCCGAGACCTTCGCATCGCTCACCGTGGTGGAGAACGTGCAGATGGCGATGCTGTCGCACGATGGCAAGCTGTTCTCGATGTGGCGCCGTGCGGCCGACCACCAACGCGACGAAGCGATCGCATTGCTCGACCAGGTCGGCATGAAGGCGCAGGCCGACCGGCCTTGCAGCGAGCTCGCGTACGGCGACGTCAAGCGCGTCGAACTCGCGATCGCGATGGCCAACGCGCCCAAGCTGCTGCTGATGGACGAGCCGACCGCCGGCATGGCGCCGAAGGAGCGCAACTCGCTCATGGCACTCACCAAGGACCTGGTGATCAGCCGCGGCCTCGCGGTGCTCTTCACCGAGCACAGCATGGACGTGGTCTTCGCCTATGCCGACCGCATGATCGTGCTGGCCCGTGGGCGACTCATCGCGCAAGGAAAGCCGCTCGAGATTCGCGACCATCCGAAAGTGCAGGAGGTGTACTTCGGCAGCGGCAAGACCTTCGAGAAGATCGCAGAGAAGGCCGCCGAAGTGAACGCGGCGGTGGGAGCAGGCACATGA